The proteins below come from a single Microtus ochrogaster isolate Prairie Vole_2 chromosome 22, MicOch1.0, whole genome shotgun sequence genomic window:
- the Nipa2 gene encoding magnesium transporter NIPA2 codes for MSLGRGKYDFYIGLGLAMTSSIFIGGSFILKKKGLLRLARKGSMRAGQGGHAYLKEWLWWAGLLSMGAGEVANFAAYAFAPATLVTPLGALSVLVSAILSSYFLNERLNLHGKIGCLLSILGSTVMVIHAPKEEEIETLNEMSHKLGDPGFVIFATFVVIVALIFIFVVGPRHGQTNILVYITICSVIGAFSVSCVKGLGIAIKELLAGKPVLQHPLAWILLLSLVVCVSTQINYLNRALDIFNTSIVTPIYYVFFTTSVLTCSAILFKEWQDMPADDVIGTLSGFFTIIVGIFLLHAFKDVSFSLASLPVSFRKDEKTMNGSLSSMYEVLNNNEEDLPCGIEHTSENISRRNGNLASF; via the exons ATGAGCCTGGGGCGTGGAAAATATGACTTTTATATTGGTCTGGGATTGGCTATGACCTCCAGCATTTTCATTGGAGGgagtttcattttgaaaaaaaaaggccttCTGCGACTTGCCAGAAAGGGCTCCATGAGAGCAG GTCAAGGTGGCCATGCATATCTTAAAGAATGGTTGTGGTGGGCTGGACTGCTATCAA TGGGAGCTGGGGAAGTGGCCAACTTTGCTGCATATGCGTTCGCTCCGGCCACACTGGTGACTCCACTGGGCGCTCTCAGTGTCCTTGTAAG TGCCATTCTGTCTTCATACTTCCTAAATGAAAGGCTTAATCTTCATGGGAAAATTGGCTGTTTGCTGAGTATTCTAGGCTCTACAGTGATGGTCATTCATGCCCCGAAGGAAGAGGAGATTGAGACCTTAAATGAAATGTCCCATAAGTTAGGTGATCCAG GTTTCGTGATCTTTGCAACATTTGTGGTCATTGTGGCCTTGATATTCATCTTTGTGGTGGGACCTCGACACGGACAAACAAACATTCTTGTGTATATAACAATCTGCTCTGTGATTGGAGCATTTTCAGTCTCCTGTGTGAAGGGTTTGGGCATCGCCATCAAAGAGTTGTTGGCCGGCAAGCCTGTTCTGCAGCACCCCCTGGCCTGGATCCTCCTTCTCAGCCTTGTGGTCTGTGTGAGCACACAGATTAATTATCTCAACCGGGCTCTGGACATTTTCAACACTTCCATTGTGACGCCGATATATTACGTGTTCTTTACAACTTCAGTTCTGACTTGTTCAgctattctttttaaagagtgGCAAGATATGCCCGCTGATGACGTCATTGGGACTTTGAGTGGCTTCTTCACAATCATCGTGGGGATATTTTTGTTGCATGCCTTTAAAGATGTCAGTTTTAGTCTAGCAAGTCTGCCTGTATCTTTTCGAAAAGATGAAAAGACAATGAATGGCAGTCTTTCTAGTATGTATGAAGTTCTTAATAATAATGAAGAAGACCTACCCTGTGGAATTGAACACACTAGTGAAAATATCTCCCGTAGAAATGGAAATCTGGCATCTTTTTAA